The proteins below are encoded in one region of Hordeum vulgare subsp. vulgare chromosome 3H, MorexV3_pseudomolecules_assembly, whole genome shotgun sequence:
- the LOC123441373 gene encoding uncharacterized protein LOC123441373, with translation MPDLGGADTSPIAVSPLPPDRGRTASSPTAAASPCQRTVTPHPVPDHGRLASRSSRWSAYGGSHHRHGVVLLQSLLLLLPPGWPHDQWLDVGTSALMALHGKLTQMKRQIQQACLTSMRIKHRHHLRNSL, from the exons ATGCCTGACCTTGGCGGCGCCGACACGTCCCCGATCGCGGTCTCCCCGCTCCCTCCCGATCGCGGCAGGACCGCCTCGTCCCCAACCGCGGCCGCGTCACCCTGTCAAAGAACGGTGACGCCTCACCCCGTCCCCGACCACGGCCGCCTCGCGTCGAGGAGCAGTAGGTGGTCGGCCTACGGCGGCTCGCACCATCGCCATGGTGTCGTCCTCCTCcaaagcctcctcctcctcctcccaccgggATGGCCCCATG ATCAGTGGCTCGACGTGGGCACCTCCGCGCTCATGGCGCTCCACGGGAAGCTGACGCAGATGAAGCGCCAAATCCAGCAGGCCTGCCTCACCTCCATGAGGATAAAGCACCGGCATCATCTACGGAATTCCTTGTGA